Proteins encoded together in one Kutzneria kofuensis window:
- a CDS encoding SDR family oxidoreductase gives MSPVTIVTGGSRGIGAAAVRRLAADGHAVCLSFREDADAAEKVVREVVDAGGRCIAVRAEVSSEDDIEVLFRTAREELGQITGLVANAGVTSPMMPLADQPVSQLRYVLEVNVLGAMLSARRAVQSMSTARGGGGGSIVFVSSSATIHGGPGEYVHYAASKGAVDVLTVGLAKEVAKEGIRVNTVAPGMVDTEIHTVSGDPERAWKAAGRIPLGRPGDPAEIANAIAWLMTDQASYTTGAIFRIAGGL, from the coding sequence GTGTCTCCAGTCACGATCGTCACGGGCGGCAGCCGCGGCATCGGCGCGGCGGCGGTGCGCCGGTTGGCCGCCGACGGGCACGCGGTGTGCCTGTCGTTCCGCGAGGACGCCGACGCCGCCGAGAAGGTCGTCCGCGAGGTGGTCGACGCCGGCGGGCGGTGCATCGCGGTGCGGGCCGAGGTGTCCAGCGAGGACGACATCGAGGTGCTGTTCCGCACCGCCCGCGAGGAGCTCGGGCAGATCACCGGGCTGGTCGCGAACGCCGGTGTGACCAGCCCGATGATGCCGCTGGCCGACCAGCCCGTCAGCCAGCTGCGCTACGTGCTCGAGGTGAACGTGCTCGGCGCGATGCTGTCGGCCCGGCGCGCCGTGCAGTCGATGTCCACCGCCCGCGGCGGCGGTGGCGGCTCGATCGTGTTCGTCTCCTCGTCGGCCACCATCCACGGCGGGCCCGGCGAGTACGTGCACTACGCGGCGTCCAAGGGCGCGGTCGACGTGCTGACCGTGGGGCTGGCCAAGGAGGTCGCCAAGGAGGGCATCCGGGTCAACACGGTGGCGCCGGGCATGGTCGACACCGAGATCCACACCGTCTCCGGGGATCCGGAGCGGGCGTGGAAGGCGGCCGGCCGGATCCCGCTGGGCCGCCCGGGCGACCCAGCGGAAATCGCGAACGCGATCGCCTGGCTCATGACCGACCAGGCCTCCTACACCACCGGCGCGATATTCCGGATCGCCGGCGGCCTCTAG
- a CDS encoding G1 family glutamic endopeptidase produces the protein MTETTMAPSELGVRLFTPPPADFDPLTADQRELLVHGFPARPDQDRERRLYAQWKRRVSRKYTRIEPVFVRNTDKVHGPMRGPSAEAELAGPAGSHKANATSTNWSGSTVFAASGDSFKWVEGEWTVADPSDPKGGKSSYYSSSWVGIDGWGSPDVLQAGTESSLVNGSKRVYAWWEWYPDFEIAISNFPVSAGDTMFCLICASSATTASIWLTNDSTDQSVSFAVTAPSGTTLRGNCAEWIVETPSVGGSPTTLPDYGVVYFDEAQALANTAGWVGGNTGTPITLVNSGGTALSTPTLEAADLLKLTYNDV, from the coding sequence GTGACCGAAACCACCATGGCGCCGAGCGAGCTCGGCGTCCGATTGTTCACCCCGCCGCCGGCCGATTTCGACCCGCTGACCGCCGACCAGCGGGAACTGCTGGTGCACGGATTCCCCGCTCGTCCCGACCAGGACCGCGAGCGGCGGCTCTACGCGCAGTGGAAGCGCAGAGTCAGCAGAAAGTACACGAGAATCGAGCCGGTTTTCGTGCGCAACACCGACAAGGTGCACGGGCCGATGCGCGGCCCGAGCGCGGAGGCGGAACTGGCCGGCCCGGCCGGCTCCCACAAGGCGAACGCGACCTCGACGAACTGGTCCGGCAGCACGGTCTTCGCCGCCTCCGGCGACTCGTTCAAGTGGGTCGAGGGCGAGTGGACGGTGGCCGACCCGTCCGACCCGAAGGGCGGCAAGAGCTCGTACTACTCCTCGTCCTGGGTCGGCATCGACGGCTGGGGCTCGCCCGACGTGCTGCAGGCCGGCACCGAGTCCTCACTGGTCAACGGCTCGAAGCGGGTCTACGCCTGGTGGGAGTGGTACCCGGACTTCGAGATCGCCATCTCGAACTTCCCGGTCTCCGCGGGCGACACCATGTTCTGCCTGATCTGCGCCAGCTCGGCGACGACCGCGTCGATCTGGCTGACCAACGACAGCACCGACCAGTCGGTGTCCTTCGCCGTCACCGCGCCCAGCGGCACCACGCTGCGCGGAAACTGCGCGGAATGGATCGTGGAAACGCCGAGCGTCGGCGGTTCCCCGACCACGCTGCCCGATTACGGCGTCGTGTATTTCGACGAGGCGCAGGCGTTGGCGAACACCGCCGGCTGGGTCGGCGGCAACACCGGAACGCCGATCACACTCGTCAATTCCGGTGGCACCGCCCTGTCCACGCCCACATTGGAGGCGGCGGACCTGCTGAAGCTCACGTACAACGACGTGTGA